The region GCTTCGCCATCGTTAATGGGCGCTTGCATACCGGTCTGAGTCTGGACCCTGATGGCCGCGTGAGCGGTGTGCCGAAAGACAGCGGCGAGCGGGTGCTGACGGTATCGATCACCGATCAGTTCGGCTTCAGCGGCAGCGGCAACGTGACCATTGATGTGGCGGCACTGCCGGTGCCACTGCTGCAACACCATGTGCTGGAGGTGGTGGCTGGCAACAGTGCCGAGCTGCGGCTGACCGACGGTGCGCAGCATGGCCCGTTCAGTGCCGCGGCCATCAGCCAGCAGCCGCTGGCGGCGGCCGGCGTCGCCGAGCTGGTCGATGACGGCTACCGGCTGCGTTTCCAGGCTGCGGCGGACTTTTCCGGCCGTGCGTCACTGCAGTACACGCTGACCAACAAGGGTGGCGTGTCGGCGCCGGGTACCGTGAGCATCCAGGTGATCGCGCGGCCTGACCCGTCCAAGGATGCCGAGGTGATCGGTTTGGTACGGGCACAAACTGACGCCGCCAAGCGACTGGCGACAGCACAAATTGATCTGATTGGTCGGCGCTTGGAGCAGCTGCACCATGATGAACCGGCGCGCCGCAACCGTTTTGCGGTGCAAGTGGACATGGTGCCGCGCACCCAGCCCGCCCATTGGGAGCAGCGCGGCAGCCCTGCGCTGCAAGACGCTCTCAATGCCATGGCGCAGGCGTTGTCAGCGCCCACCGGCAGTGGCCCAGCGGCGCCCGCCGGGCAGCTTGATGAACTGGCATTTTGGAGCAGCGCGCGCATCAGCTTCGGCGAGCGCGATGACGGCTTGCTGGATCTCGATCACACCCAAGTCACCTGGGGCGGCGGTGCCGATTTTCGTTTCAGCCCAGCTTGGACCGCGGGTGTGGGCCTCGGCTACGGCGAAGATAAGACCGATGTCGGTGATGCCGGCACCCGCAGCCGGGCGCGCTCGGTGTCGTTGGCGCTGTACGGCAGTTATCGCCCGTCACCAGGCTGGTTTGTTGACAGCCTGCTGGGTTACGGCCGCCTCGACTTTGACAGCCGTCGCCATGTCACCGACACCGCGTTGTTGGCGCGCGGCGAGCGCAGTGGCGGTCAGGTATTTGCCGCGCTGACCGGCGGTTGGGAGTGGCAGCAGGGGCTGCGCCAGCTGTCGCCCTATGTACGACTGGCCGGCTCCCACTCGCGGCTGGACCCGTTCACCGAATATGGTGCCGATTGGTACAACCTGCAGTTCGAACGGCAAACGGTGGAAGCGGTATCCGGTAGCGCCGGGCTGCGGCTGCAACAAGGCTGGCTGACCAGCTGGGGGCAGCTGACGCCACGTGCGCGGGTGGAGTACAGCCATGACTTTGAGGGCAGTAGTGCAGCGGCGCTGGGTTACGCCGATCTCGGCGGCGCGCCTTACCGTCTCTCGGCGGCACCAGCCTCCCGCGACCTGCTGAGCGTGGAAGCGGGTGTCGGCTTAGTGCTCGGTCGTCTGTGGACGCTGGGGTTGGATTACCGCCACAGCCAAGGACTGGACGGCGACAGCCGCAGCCGCAGCATCGGGCTGGATGCCAGCGCCCGGTTCTAACGCAGTTGCCCCGGCGCCACAAAAAAGCCCGCAAGCTATCGCGGGCTTTTTTGTGGGTGGATACGGTGTTGACAGCGGATGCCATCAGTCATTCTGTACTGATTATGAGTTGCTCTCATGTCTCGGTGAGATAACATCATTTTTTTTCATAGTAGCGTTCGGGTATAAAACTCTCGTCGTTCATTACTGCGGAACACACCCCCGGCCAATGCCCGCGATACGCGCTCTATCAGCGTCGGCGAGCAGCCGGCCGGAACGCCCGCAGCGAACCCGGAAATCAGACCCGATTCCATCTTGGATCATCAGGACGCCCGAGAGCCATGAGCAAACAATTTGTGTTTTCCCTGAACAGTATCCGCTTCGATGAGCACTACCAGCCGTCGAGCAATACGCGCCTGACCACCAACTTCGCCAACTTGGCGCGCGGTACCAGCCGCCAGGAAAACCTGCGTAACACGTTGACCATGATCGACAACCGGTTCAACGACCTGGCGTACTGGGATAACGCGGAAGGCGACCGCTACCGGGTGGAGCTGGACATCATCTCGGTAGAGATGAAGATCGGCACTGACAGCAGCGCCCATGCGTTGCCGCTGATCGAGGTGCTGCAGACCCACATCCTCGACCGGCGCACCGACACCCGCATCAGCGGCATCGTCGGCAATAACTTTTCGTCCTATGTACGCGACTATGACTTCAGCGTGTTGCTGCTGGAGCACAACCGCAATCGCGACAGCTTCAGCACCCCCGACAACTTTGGTGTGCTGCACGGGCAGATCTTCCAAGCCTTTGTGGCGTCGGAAACTTACCGCCAGAACTTCAGCAAAGCGCCGGTGATTTGCTTGAGTGTGTCCAGCAGCAAGGTCTACCACCGCACTGCCAATCGGCACCCGGTACTGGGCGTGGAGTACCTGCAGAACGAGTTTTCTCCGACCGATGATTACTTCGGAAAAATGGGCATGAAAGTGCGTTACTTCATGCCGCCGGGCAGCGTTGCGCCGTTGGCGTTCTACCATACTGGCGACCTGCTCACCGATTACAGCAACCTGGAGCTGATCTCCACCATCAGCACCATGGAGACGTTCCAGAAGATCTATCGGCCGGAGATTTACAACGCCAACGCCGCGGCCGGCCAGCGCTACCAGCCGAGCCTGCAGCACCAGGATTACTCGCTGACGCGCATCGTCTACGACCGCGAAGAGCGCAGCCGCCTGGCCATCGAGCAGGGCAAGTTTGTCGAGGAATGTTTCATCGAGCCGTACCGCGCCACGCTTGAGCAGTGGTCAGCCAATTACGCGCTTTGAGCGATCACCAGCACAGGATTTTGCCATGAAGAAGTTGTTGCCCACGTCCACCGCCGGCAGCCTGCCGAAACCCTCTTGGCTGGCCCAGCCGGAGACACTCTGGTCGCCGTGGAAACTGGAAGGCGATGAACTGGCCGCCGGCAAGCAGGATGCGCTGAGTCTGTCGTTGCAGGAACAGCAGCAGGCCGGCATTGATATCGTCAGCGATGGCGAGCAGAGCCGTCAGCACTTTGTCACCACCTTCATCGAGCACCTCGACGGCGTCGATTTCGAGCAGCGCGAAACGGTACGCATCCGCGATCGCTATGACGCCAGCGTGCCGACCGTGAAAAGTGCCGTGAGCCGGCAGAAACCGGTGTTCGTCGAAGACGCCAAGTTCCTGCGTCAGCAGACCCAGCAGCCGATCAAATGGGCGCTGCCGGGGCCGATGACCATGATCGACACGCTCTACGACGCGCACTACAAAAGCCGTGAAAAACTGGCCTGGGAATTTGCCAAGATTCTCAACCAGGAAGCCAAGGAATTGGAGGCCGCCGGGGTCGACATCATTCAATTCGACGAGCCGGCGTTCAACGTGTTTTTCGATGAAGTGAACGACTGGGGTATCGCCACGCTAGAGCGCGCCATTGAAGGTCTGAAGTGCGAAACCGCAGTGCACATCTGCTACGGCTACGGCATCAAGGCCAATACCGACTGGAAGAAAACGCTGGGTAACGAGTGGCGCCAGTACGAGGAAATTTTCCCCAAACTGCAGCAGTCCAACCTCGACATCATTTCGCTGGAATGCCAGAACTCCCGCGTGCCGATGGAACTGTTGGAACTGGTGCGCGGCAAGAAAGTGATGGTGGGCGCCATCGACGTGGCCACCCATACCATCGAAACCCCGGAGCAGGTGGCCGACACGCTGCGCAAGGCGCTGCAGTTTGTCGATGCCGACAAACTCTGCCCCTGCACCAACTGTGGCATGGCGCCGCTGCCGCGCCATGTGGCGCGCGGCAAACTGCAGGCACTCAGTGCCGGCGCCGAGATTGTGCGGCGCGAGCTGGCCGGCTGACTGCAACGGCGCAGTCGACCGCATGGCGCGGCCGGTGACCCCGGTCGCGCTGCTTGGTTTGCAACCAAAGTGGCCCGCGCCGACCGCGCACGCACCACGCTTTCTCCGCCGTCCAGGATTCAGAATTGACCATGTCATGTTTCAGTACCGCCATTGACCCCGCTCGCTTTCGCGATGCGTTGGGCCACTACGCCTCTGGCATCACGGTGATTTCATCGCAGCTGGATGACGAGCCGGTGGGGTTCACCTGTCAGTCGTTCTACAGCGTGTCGATGGACCCGCCGCTGGTGTCGTTCAGCGTGATGGCTAGCTCGCTGAGCTACCCCACCATCCGCCGTGCGGGGCGCTTTGCGGTGAACATCCTGACCGGTGAGCAGGTGGCGATCTCCAACCAGTTTGCCCAGCGCAGTGCCGACAAATGGCAGGGCGTGGAGCAGCACCGGTCGCCATTGGGCAACCCGGTGATTGCCGGTTGTTTGCATTGGTTCGATTGCGAGATCCACGCTGAACATGCGGCCGGCGACCACATCATCGTGATCGGCGAAGTGAAGGCGTTGAAATTGCAGGATGCAGTGGTGGAGCAGCCGCTGCTGTATTTCAAAGGGCAATACGCCACCTTGCCGCAGCCAGCGTAAACTTTTTGACGGTAGCCGAGCGCCTCGCTCGACAGCTACGTGCTAGCGCAGGTGTCGTCGAGTTCTGGATTCAAAGCCGGTTCCGTCCGCCGCGTCGAATGCTGCGGCGGCCTCAGCGCTGACCGCTTGCGGCCAGTGGTTCGGGCGCTGCCGAGCGCACTTCATTGCTCAGACCTTGAGTCCTCTTCCTCAAACCAGCGCGGCCAGGAACTGCGGTGCCGGTCGTCAGCGTTGATGCAGGGAATAAGCGTCTGCGCCAGTTGCGGCAATTGGTCAGTGGCCTTGGCCAGCCGGTATTTGACGCTGTGGATGCATTCACGGTCGCCGAACTCACAGCGGTTCAAATGAGTGCCGCCGCAGGGACCGTTGGCTAACCCCTTCGGGCACGTTTCTGGGCACACATAGAGGGTGTCTTCAAGCCGGCAATTGCCGCAGCTGTCGCAGCCCAGTAGCGGCCGTTTGACGGCCCGTTCAGTGGCATGCAACAGCTGTGCTCCGGCCGCCGATTGCCAGAACTGCCGTGTCACCAGCCAGCCGACCGCGCTGCCGAGCCAGTGGCGGCGGTCAAATAGCACGCGGTGCAGCTGTGCTAGCCACCGGTAGCGCCGCAGCTCGCGGCCGGTGGCGCGGGCATCAGGTTGTCCCAGCGGCTGCCGATCCAGCGGCGGCGCAAACACAGTGTCCCCACCATCCGCGCGTTCCCAGCAGGCGCGCCAGCGCTGTTGCCAGTGTTCCAGCGAATGGATGCGCCCACGTTGGGCGTCGATCGCCTGTTCCAGCCGCTGCAATTCTTCCAGTGTGTGCACCCCGGACAAATGGATGCCGGCATAGCCGATCCATTGCAGGCCGATGATCTGCAACGCCAGCCGCTCCAGTGCGCGCGCCTCGGCGGCGGCCGGCGAGCGGCGCTGTTCGTCGTCCAATAGCCTGCGCATGGCATCGGTGATGACGATGCCGGGCACTGATTGCAGGGTGGCAGCGCGCGCGCTGGTCAGTTTCATGACACAGGCCAGCAGCGGCTTGGGCTGCGGCTGAGCGGCCATCCAGCGCTGCGCCTCCAGGTGTTTGGCGGCATCGTAGCCGAGCTGCAAGGTCAGGAAATCCGCTCCGGCCCGCAGCTTTTTTTGCGCCTTCAGGTACTGCGCCGCGCGTTCTTCTTCCAGGTATTTGAACGGGTTGAGGGCGGCGCCTAACAGCCAGTCGGGGCCGTATTCGCGGGCGATCTGCAATGCCGGCACCGACTCCAGGTAGCGCACCGGGGTCTGGTCCGGCTGGTGGCCGGGCAGTCGGTCGCCGCTCAGCACCAACAGTTGTCGCAGGCCGCGTTGCTCCATCAGGGCCATCTGTTGCAGCAGATGGCTGCGTTCGCGGTCCTTGCCGGAAAAATGCAGCAGCGCTGACGCTGGATCATTGGCGATACCGGCGGCGGCCAGCGGACCGATGTCGTGATGCAGACCGACGCGATCAGCGAACGCCGGCAGCAGCGGCGCGCCCGCCAGCTGCCCGTGCTGGAGGATCTGCTCCAACGCCGCCCAGCGGCGTGCCGACGGCTGTGGAATCACTTCCAGCACGCAGACGAAGTCTTGCTGTGCCAGCGCCTGTTTCAACGTGCTCAAAACGGTTCGATACCCTGTTGGACGGCGTCGTGGGGAACGACATCGGTGGTTCATGGTGCGCGGCTAGGAGCTCGCCGGTCGCAATTCGCGGTTCACGGGTTGTGACCGGCGGCAGTGATGCTGTGACACCGTGGCGCGGCAGAGCAGGACCAGTGCCAGTGCGCCGCGGCCGGAATCCGCGCGCATGCGGCGACAGGATAGCAAGGCCGCCGCAGTGCCGCTTTCAATTTCATCGGAGTGCGCGGAGCGGCTGCTTGAGGTCGTGGGAGTCGATCGCGCGCCCATTCGGGAAGTGCCGGCTAGCTTGACGGCGCCGGGTGTTCAAGCGGGAAAGATCACCCATGCAGCCATACTGGGCGCCGCCGAATCGGTGCCGCCGGCGACACTGCTCTGGGCACAGCTCGGCACGCTAGCGCGGCCGTGGCGTCAGGGCCGGTAGGGCAGCTTGGGCAGGTTGGGCAGGTTGGGCAGGTTGGGCAGGTTGGGCAGGTTGGGCAGGTTGGGCAGGTTGGGCAGGTTGGGCAGGTGGAGCAGGTGGAGCAGGTGGGGCAGGTGGGGCAGGTGGGGCAGGTGGGGCAGGTGGGGCAGGTGGGGCAGGTGGAGCAGATGGAGCAGATGGAGCAGATGGAGCAGGTACAGCAGGTATGGTAGGTAGTGGAAGTAGGGCAATTAGGGCAGGCAGGGCTGGCGGGAATCAGCCAGCGGCCGGCTAGGGTCAGTGCGGCGCCGGCGCCGTCGGATTGACCACGGCGACCTATAAAAAAGCCCGCAGTAGACTGCGGGCTTTTGGGTCGGGCCGGACTTACAGCTCCACGTCCGACATCGGGATGCCGAGCGCCTTGGCCACGCCTTCTCCGTAGGCCGGGTCCGCCTTGTAGCAGTGGCTAATATGGCGGGTCAGGATGTGGCGTTCAGCGCCCTTGATGGCGCGGGCGGTGTTGTCGAACAGCCGCTGCTGCGCATCCGCCGGCATCAGCCGGAATAGGGTGCCGGGCTGGGTGAAGTAATCGTCATCGTCGGCACGGAAATCATGACGCCCTGCGACGCCCTCCAGCGCCATCGGCGGCTCGCGGAAGTCCGGTTGCTCCTGCCACTCACCGTAGGTGTTCGGTTCGTAATGCAGGCGGCTGCCGTGGTTGCCGTCCACCCGCATGGCGCCGTCGCGGTGGTAGCTGTGGAACGGGCAGCGCGGTGCGTTCACCGGGATCTGGTGGTGGTTGACGCCAAGCCGGTAGCGCTGAGCGTCGCCGTAGGAGAACAGGCGGCCCTGCAACATGCGGTCCGGCGAGAAGCTGATGCCGGGCACCACGTTGGCCGGGGTGAAGGCCGCTTGCTCCACGTCTTGGAAATAGTTATCCGGGTTGCGGTTGAGTTCGATGTAACCGACTTCGATCAGCGGATAGTCCTTCTTCGACCATACCTTGGTCAGATCGAACGGATGGAAGCGGTAATCAGCGGCCTCGGTCTCCGGCATGATTTGCACGTACAGCGTCCAGCGCGGGAAGTCGCCTTTTTCAATCGCTTCGTACAGATCGCGCTGTGAGCTTTCGCGGTCGTCGGCAACGATGGCGGCCGCTTGCTGGTCGGTCAGGTTCTTGATGCCCTGCTGAGTTTTGAAGTGGAACTTCACCCAGAAACGCTGGTTGTCGGCGCTGATAAAGCTGTAAGTGTGCGAGCCGAACAGGTGCATGTGGCGATAGCCGTCAGGAATGCCCCGATCGCCCATGATGTAGGTCACCTGGTGCAGCGCCTCCGGCAGGCTGGTCCAGAAATCCCAGTTGTTGTTGGGGCTGCGCATATTGGTGCGCGGGTCGCGTTTCACCGCGTGGTTCAGGTCCGGGAACTTGAGCGGATCGCGGAAGAAGAACACCGGCGTGTTATTGCCGACCAGATCCCAGTTGCCCTGCTCGGTGTAGAACTTCAGCGCCGCGCCGCGGATGTCACGCTCGGCATCCGCCGCGCCACGCTCGCCGGCCACAGTGGAGAAACGCGCGAACATGGGCGTTTTTTTGCCAACCTCGGCGAACA is a window of Alcanivorax sp. REN37 DNA encoding:
- a CDS encoding catalase; the encoded protein is MSNKPKLTTAAGAPVADNQDVMTAGPRGPMLLEDVWFLEKLAHFDREVIPERRMHAKGSGAFGELVITHDISQYTKAKVFAEVGKKTPMFARFSTVAGERGAADAERDIRGAALKFYTEQGNWDLVGNNTPVFFFRDPLKFPDLNHAVKRDPRTNMRSPNNNWDFWTSLPEALHQVTYIMGDRGIPDGYRHMHLFGSHTYSFISADNQRFWVKFHFKTQQGIKNLTDQQAAAIVADDRESSQRDLYEAIEKGDFPRWTLYVQIMPETEAADYRFHPFDLTKVWSKKDYPLIEVGYIELNRNPDNYFQDVEQAAFTPANVVPGISFSPDRMLQGRLFSYGDAQRYRLGVNHHQIPVNAPRCPFHSYHRDGAMRVDGNHGSRLHYEPNTYGEWQEQPDFREPPMALEGVAGRHDFRADDDDYFTQPGTLFRLMPADAQQRLFDNTARAIKGAERHILTRHISHCYKADPAYGEGVAKALGIPMSDVEL
- a CDS encoding methionine synthase, whose amino-acid sequence is MKKLLPTSTAGSLPKPSWLAQPETLWSPWKLEGDELAAGKQDALSLSLQEQQQAGIDIVSDGEQSRQHFVTTFIEHLDGVDFEQRETVRIRDRYDASVPTVKSAVSRQKPVFVEDAKFLRQQTQQPIKWALPGPMTMIDTLYDAHYKSREKLAWEFAKILNQEAKELEAAGVDIIQFDEPAFNVFFDEVNDWGIATLERAIEGLKCETAVHICYGYGIKANTDWKKTLGNEWRQYEEIFPKLQQSNLDIISLECQNSRVPMELLELVRGKKVMVGAIDVATHTIETPEQVADTLRKALQFVDADKLCPCTNCGMAPLPRHVARGKLQALSAGAEIVRRELAG
- a CDS encoding DUF1852 domain-containing protein — protein: MSKQFVFSLNSIRFDEHYQPSSNTRLTTNFANLARGTSRQENLRNTLTMIDNRFNDLAYWDNAEGDRYRVELDIISVEMKIGTDSSAHALPLIEVLQTHILDRRTDTRISGIVGNNFSSYVRDYDFSVLLLEHNRNRDSFSTPDNFGVLHGQIFQAFVASETYRQNFSKAPVICLSVSSSKVYHRTANRHPVLGVEYLQNEFSPTDDYFGKMGMKVRYFMPPGSVAPLAFYHTGDLLTDYSNLELISTISTMETFQKIYRPEIYNANAAAGQRYQPSLQHQDYSLTRIVYDREERSRLAIEQGKFVEECFIEPYRATLEQWSANYAL
- a CDS encoding flavin reductase family protein, whose amino-acid sequence is MSCFSTAIDPARFRDALGHYASGITVISSQLDDEPVGFTCQSFYSVSMDPPLVSFSVMASSLSYPTIRRAGRFAVNILTGEQVAISNQFAQRSADKWQGVEQHRSPLGNPVIAGCLHWFDCEIHAEHAAGDHIIVIGEVKALKLQDAVVEQPLLYFKGQYATLPQPA
- a CDS encoding methylenetetrahydrofolate reductase C-terminal domain-containing protein, whose protein sequence is MSTLKQALAQQDFVCVLEVIPQPSARRWAALEQILQHGQLAGAPLLPAFADRVGLHHDIGPLAAAGIANDPASALLHFSGKDRERSHLLQQMALMEQRGLRQLLVLSGDRLPGHQPDQTPVRYLESVPALQIAREYGPDWLLGAALNPFKYLEEERAAQYLKAQKKLRAGADFLTLQLGYDAAKHLEAQRWMAAQPQPKPLLACVMKLTSARAATLQSVPGIVITDAMRRLLDDEQRRSPAAAEARALERLALQIIGLQWIGYAGIHLSGVHTLEELQRLEQAIDAQRGRIHSLEHWQQRWRACWERADGGDTVFAPPLDRQPLGQPDARATGRELRRYRWLAQLHRVLFDRRHWLGSAVGWLVTRQFWQSAAGAQLLHATERAVKRPLLGCDSCGNCRLEDTLYVCPETCPKGLANGPCGGTHLNRCEFGDRECIHSVKYRLAKATDQLPQLAQTLIPCINADDRHRSSWPRWFEEEDSRSEQ